The following coding sequences lie in one Chitinispirillum alkaliphilum genomic window:
- a CDS encoding Methionyl-tRNA synthetase has translation MGHAIEFFQADAYARYFRSKLGKENVFFNVGVDEHGLKVFTTAKENGTTPEAYLNAIVPKWLDFCDKFRISHDYFYRTSSDDHHAGSKKIWQLCNEKGDIYKKHYKGFYCVGCEAFLLQRDLVDGKCPHHGRQPQRYSEENYFFHLSKYSDLIIEYLNSNPDFLKPASKRQELLNFLKDMEDISISRNRSNLPWGIEVPNDPQHTMYVWFDALTNYIRVLGFDTDMQRFNSWWPGVQLCGPDNLRFQGAIWQGMLASLGLPFTNKLLVHGTIFGSDGQKMSKTLGNVVSPLDQFEKYGSDICRFYMLGVLQTYTDCSYREEDLKSAYNAQLANNYGNLLNRLIHLGNKKEINIQDSSKIAPEFRSVVDLYRKRIENAYEDFELQEAAKAITELVSSGNQHIHEKEPWRQNHEDATVTMNNVSYLMQTATELYEPIIPDGAMKAKEAIVKRKKVILFPRV, from the coding sequence GTGGGACATGCAATCGAATTCTTCCAGGCCGATGCGTATGCGAGATATTTCAGGAGTAAACTTGGGAAGGAAAATGTGTTTTTCAATGTTGGAGTTGACGAGCACGGTTTAAAAGTTTTCACAACTGCAAAGGAGAACGGCACTACTCCGGAAGCATACCTCAATGCAATAGTACCTAAGTGGTTAGACTTCTGCGATAAGTTCAGAATCAGCCATGACTATTTCTATCGCACATCTTCTGATGATCACCATGCTGGCTCAAAAAAAATCTGGCAGCTTTGTAATGAAAAGGGCGATATTTATAAAAAGCACTATAAGGGTTTCTATTGCGTGGGCTGCGAGGCATTCCTTCTCCAAAGAGATCTGGTCGATGGTAAATGCCCACATCATGGCAGACAGCCGCAACGCTACTCCGAAGAAAACTATTTCTTCCATCTGTCCAAGTATTCTGATCTGATTATCGAATATCTGAATTCTAATCCCGATTTTCTCAAACCTGCTTCCAAAAGGCAGGAACTTCTGAATTTCCTGAAGGATATGGAAGATATAAGCATATCACGGAACCGTTCAAATCTCCCCTGGGGGATAGAGGTACCAAATGATCCTCAACACACTATGTATGTCTGGTTTGATGCTCTTACCAATTACATAAGGGTATTGGGTTTTGACACCGATATGCAGAGGTTCAACTCATGGTGGCCGGGTGTGCAGCTGTGTGGTCCCGACAATCTCAGGTTTCAGGGAGCAATATGGCAGGGCATGTTGGCTTCTCTTGGTTTGCCATTTACAAATAAACTCCTGGTACATGGAACTATTTTCGGTTCTGATGGACAGAAGATGTCGAAAACTCTCGGCAATGTTGTTTCCCCTCTTGATCAGTTTGAAAAATATGGTTCAGATATTTGCAGGTTTTACATGCTTGGGGTACTTCAGACGTATACCGACTGCAGCTATCGTGAAGAAGATCTGAAGAGTGCGTATAATGCGCAACTGGCAAACAATTATGGTAATCTCCTGAATCGTCTGATACACCTTGGGAATAAAAAAGAAATTAACATCCAGGATTCATCAAAAATTGCACCTGAATTCAGAAGTGTTGTAGATCTGTATCGGAAGAGAATCGAAAATGCGTACGAAGATTTTGAACTACAGGAAGCTGCAAAAGCGATAACTGAATTGGTCTCTTCAGGCAATCAGCATATTCATGAAAAAGAACCATGGCGACAGAATCATGAGGATGCAACTGTAACGATGAATAACGTTTCCTATTTAATGCAAACTGCAACGGAGCTTTATGAACCAATTATTCCAGATGGGGCAATGAAAGCAAAAGAAGCAATAGTAAAACGAAAAAAAGTAATTCTGTTTCCCCGTGTTTGA